The nucleotide sequence GCCAAGTTCTTTTAGGAAGAACAATAATTTCCTTAGATTCTACGGGATCTTTATCTTCAAAATAAAAAGTAAATTTTACTTTTGCAGGTTTATTATTTACATTTAAAATGCATGTGGATTCATGGCTAGGAAGATTAGGATCTCCTATAGAAGGAAGATATGCATCAGGAATAAACCAAAGTTTTGCACCAACTTCTTTATTTTCCATAGGATTCTACCTCCTCCGAAAACAAGATAAAATATTTAGTCCTCTAATTCCTTTATTATAATTTTAACGTGGAAATTTCATTTTATTTATTGTATAATACATACTGACCAGTCGGTATTTAGGAGGTAATTTTATGAAAGAAATCTCTACTAAGGAAAAATTAATTATCGTAGGGGAAAACCTATTTTCAAAAAAAGGTTATGAAGGAACCA is from Dictyoglomus sp. and encodes:
- a CDS encoding sensory rhodopsin transducer; this translates as MENKEVGAKLWFIPDAYLPSIGDPNLPSHESTCILNVNNKPAKVKFTFYFEDKDPVESKEIIVLPKRTWHVRLDKSEEILGVRLERDIPFAIKVESDVKIIVQHSRLDTRQPNLAYMTAMAWAEKD